In Mauremys reevesii isolate NIE-2019 linkage group 16, ASM1616193v1, whole genome shotgun sequence, a single window of DNA contains:
- the DBNDD1 gene encoding dysbindin domain-containing protein 1 has product MEAPGGAGTPERVKEAQTLERAAGIPAHGPVEEPPSPPAEEQGGIPIPSSGLLQVAERRQPLSSVSSLEVHFDMLDLTELTDMSDQEPAEVFADSDDENVASESPAGLHPHPIPRAGYRRSPSWTRTKGEQGREKKHLSDSELQAGVGDTFLVGERPQEE; this is encoded by the exons ATGGAGGCTCCAGGTGGGGCGGGGACCCCAG AACGGGTGAAAGAAGCCCAAACACTGGAGCGAGCCGCAGGCATCCCGGCACATGGGCCGGTGGAggagcctcccagcccccctgccgaGGAGCAAGGCGGGATCCCCATCCCCAGCTCGGGCCTGCTGCAGGTCGCCGAACGGAGAC AGCCCCTGAGCAGTGTGTCCTCCCTGGAGGTGCACTTCGACATGCTGGATCTGACCGAGCTGACGGACATGTCGGACCAGGAGCCCGCCGAGGTCTTCGCCGACTCCGACGACGAGAACGTAGCCAGCGAGTCCCCTGCCG GTCTGCACCCGCACCCCATCCCTCGGGCAGGGTACCGGCGATCCCCCTCCTGGACAAGGACCAAAGGCGAGCAGGGGCGGGAGAAGAAACACCTCAGTGACTCGGAGCTGCAAGCAGGCGTTGGCGACACGTTCCTGGTGGGGGAGAGGCCCCAGGAGGaatag